A stretch of Zymoseptoria tritici IPO323 chromosome 1, whole genome shotgun sequence DNA encodes these proteins:
- the ARO1 gene encoding AROM pentafunctional protein, ARO1 (Putative AROM pentafunctional protein.) yields the protein MAATNGSSTATKVPILGNESIIVDYGLWPHYATNDLLTNIVSSTYILVCDTNLAQLEYVSAFRSSFEAERTRQGKTEADARLLIYDRIAPGETSKSRQTKADIEDWLLEQGCTRDTVILALGGGVMGDLLGFVAATYMRGVRFVQIPTSLLAMVDSSIGGKTAIDTPLGKNLIGSFWQPERIYIDLAFLETLNKRQVCNGMAEVVKTAAIWDEKEFERLEEGADAIMAALDKPVGKGRFAGIEDVFKRIVLGSARVKAEVVSSDEREGGLRNLLNFGHSIGHAYEAIWTPEILHGESVAVGMVKEAELARYLGVLPPGAVARLTKCIASYGLPTAIDDKLITKWTDKQCPADELLRRMAVDKKNAGSKKKIVLLSAIGRCYEPQATKVDDKDIRIVLCPAISVKPGVPKALNASCKPPGSKSISNRVLLLAALGAGKCKISNLLHSDDTQFMLTAIAKLGGATYSWEDEGRVLVLNGNGGALKASPEEIYIGNAGTASRFLTTAVTLARGSSSASHTVLTGNARMQERPQGPLVDALRSNGVDIEYLGKAGSQSLPLRIAAAGGFEGGDIELTAKVSSQYVSSILMCAPYAKKPVTLRLVGDKVISQPYIDMTIAMMADFGVQVTRSKTEANVYHVPKQQYQNPTEYEVESDASSATYPLAVAAITGTKCTVPNIGSASLQGDARFAVDVLRPMGCEVVQTKTSTTVTGPPIGELQPLFHVDMEPMTDAFLTASVLAAVAKPNKAGATTKITGIANQRQKECNRIKAMHDELAKFGVTCRELDDGIEIDGRGSDLQPASEGIHCYDDHRVAMSFAVLATIAPRDTLIMERECTGKTWPGWWDQMKQVFGVELEGVEPQGSQHTLAKGINGHVPDREVKKSIFIIGMRGAGKTTTGGWASKILGWPFLDMDTELEAREGMSIPEMLKDNDWAGFRQREFKLLRSLMKEKPNGHIIATGGGIVETPEARELLKEWQKVRDGMVLYVTRDINSIIDYLQIDKTRPAYVEDMMGVFLRRKPWFEACSNLHYHSQPVDESAAIAGWTSPLDDFSRFLHTMTGRSGAMSHIQAKEHSFFVALTAPTIQSVLPLLPEVTMGSDAIELRVDLLVDPAASDGLPRPEFLKDQVSLLRASSRLPLIFTLRSVSQGGRFPDGDVERAVALYREGLRMGFDFVDLELTSPPEVKEYVLNHRKMCIIIASHHDPKATLSWANGAADWKPLFASALSYGDIVKLVGVAKTTDDNDDLKIFKKWVAKAHPDTPVIAINMAEAGKSSRVFNGFMTPVSHPAMLAKAAPGQLPAADIRRVLGLMSYIEPKKFCIFGKPVQHSRSPALHNALFQLTGLPHAYGIHETDRAADLVDIIRAPDFGGASVTIPLKLDVMPLLDVVDSAAKTIGAVNTVVPSLDTATGKTILTGHNTDWQGIILSLRNAGSKVPGHGVQQAGMVVGGGGTARAAIYALKNMGYSPIYLVGRNKTKLATLTQSFAQDYNIQLLSSEDEVKAIPNNKQPVVAVGTIPGDLPIDAGLEAILRSVFKMENDNSKVLLEMAYKPAVTPLVELVSSRGWKTVPGLEPLVGQGVHQFKWVSRLLWTDIMPLYSVSRDAVMGK from the exons ATGGCGGCCACCAATGGCTCGTCCACGGCAACAAAAGTCCCAATCCTGGGCAACGAgagcatcatcgtcgactaCGGCCTCTGGCCGCACTATGCCACCAACGACCTTCTGACGAACATTGTCAGCTCCACTTACATACTCGTCTGCGACACGAATCTTGCCCAGCTAGAGTACGTCTCAGCATTCCGGAGCAGCTTCGAAGCAGAGCGCACGAGGCAAGGCAAAACAGAGGCAGATGCTCGACTCCTCATTTACGACCGCATTGCGCCTGGCGAGACATCAAAGAGTCGGCAAACAAAAGCGGACATAGAAGATTGGCTTTTGGAGCAAGGATGTACAAGAGACACGGTCATTCTGGCGCTCGGAGGTGGTGTCATGGGTGACTTGCTCGGCTTTGTCGCAGCAACATACATGCGCGGAGTACGATTTGTACAGATTCCTACATCCTTGCTGGCTATGGTGGACAGCAGCATTGGTGGAAAGACTGCAATCGATACACCACTGGGCAAGAATTTGATCGGCAGCTTCTGGCAGCCCGAGAGGATCTACATTGATCTTGCGTTCCTGGAGACCTTGAACAAGCGACAGGTGTGCAATGGCATGGCAGAGGTGGTCAAGACAGCGGCGATTTGGGACGAGAAAGAGTTTGAGCGGCTGGAGGAGGGCGCGGATGCTATCATGGCAGCGTTAGACAAGCCGGTCGGCAAGGGACGTTTCGCAGGCATCGAGGATGTATTCAAGAGAATCGTGCTGGGCAGCGCGAGAGTCAAAGCAGAAGTTGTGAGCAGCGATGAGAGAGAAGGTGGACTGCGGAATCTTCTAAACTTTGGACACTCGATTGGACATGCGTACGAGGCAATTTGGACGCCTGAGATTCTCCACGGAGAATCGGTCGCAGTCGGCATGGTCAAGGAAGCCGAGCTGGCACGCTATCTGGGTGTCTTACCTCCGGGTGCCGTGGCCAGGCTTACAAAGTGCATCGCAAGCTATGGCCTGCCGACTGCCATCGACGACAAGCTCATCACTAAGTGGACAGACAAGCAATGCCCTGCAGACGAGCTCCTGAGGCGCATGGCTGTGGACAAGAAGAACGCGggctcgaagaagaagatcgtCTTGCTGTCTGCTATAGGTCGATGTTACGAGCCACAGGCGACCAAGGTCGACGACAAGGACATTCGTATCGTGCTGTGCCCGGCCATCTCCGTCAAGCCGGGAGTGCCAAAGGCTCTGAATGCATCCTGCAAGCCCCCTGGCAGCAAAAGCATCTCCAATCGCGTCCTTTTGCTCGCAGCATTGGGCGCTGGAAAGTGCAAGATCAGCAATTTACTGCACTCTGACGATACCCAGTTCATGCTCACAGCAATCGCCAAACTCGGTGGCGCTACATACAGCTGGGAAGACGAGGGTCGCGTACTGGTCCTGAATGGTAACGGCGGTGCCCTGAAAGCCTCGCCCGAGGAGATCTACATCGGGAATGCAGGCACGGCATCGCGATTCCTCACAACTGCTGTCACTCTCGCGCGTGGAAGCTCGTCTGCATCTCACACGGTCTTGACAGGCAATGCCCGCATGCAAGAGCGCCCGCAGGGACCTCTTGTCGACGCATTGCGGTCGAACGGTGTTGACATTGAGTATTTGGGCAAAGCTGGAAGCCAGAGCTTACCACTGCGCATCGCCGCGGCAGGCGGCTTTGAAGGAGGCGACATTGAGCTAACGGCAAAGGTGTCATCTCAATACGTCTCCTCAATCCTGATGTGCGCGCCGTATGCCAAGAAGCCAGTCACGCTGCGTCTCGTTGGTGACAAGGTCATCAGCCAGCCATACATTGACATGACGATTGCCATGATGGCCGACTTTGGCGTACAGGTCACTCGAAGCAAAACCGAAGCAAATGTGTACCATGTGCCCAAGCAGCAATACCAGAACCCGACGGAGTACGAGGTCGAAAGCGATGCTAGCAGTGCCACGTACCCTCTCGCTGTTGCTGCGATCACTGGTACGAAGTGTACGGTCCCCAACATCGGCTCTGCATCATTGCAAGGCGATGCGCGTTTTGCCGTGGACGTCCTGAGGCCGATGGGCTGTGAGGTGGTGCAGACCAAAACCAGCACAACAGTAACCGGACCACCAATCGGAGAGCTCCAGCCATTGTTTCATGTCGACATGGAGCCCATGACGGATGCTTTCCTCACAGCCTCTGTTCTAGCCGCGGTCGCGAAGCCAAACAAGGCGGGTGCCACAACAAAGATCACTGGCATCGCAAATCAGAGGCAAAAAGAGTGCAATCGTATCAAAGCTATGCATGACGAACTTGCCAAGTTTGGTGTGACGTGTCGAGAGCTCGATGATGGGATCGAAATCGATGGCCGTGGTTCAGATCTTCAGCCTGCCAGTGAAGGTATTCATTGCTATGACGATCATCGCGTTGCCATGAGTTTTGCTGTACTGGCCACGATTGCACCTCGTGATACTCTGATCATGGAGAGAGAATGTACGGGCAAGACTTGGCCCGGTTGGTGGGATCAGATGAAGCAAGTCTTCGGCGTGGAACTGGAGGGCGTTGAGCCCCAAGGTTCGCAGCACACCCTTGCTAAAGGTATCAACGGCCATGTTCCGGACCGCGAGGTCAAGAAgtccatcttcatcatcggtATGCGGGGAGCAGGCAAGACTACCACCGGTGGTTGGGCATCGAAGATTCTTGGCTGGCCTTTCTTGGATATGGACACCGAACTCGAGGCTCGCGAAGGCATGAGTATACCAGAAATGTTAAAGGACAATGATTGGGCCGGATTCCGTCAACGTGAGTTCAAGCTTCTCCGGAGCTTGATGAAAGAGAAGCCGAACGGACACATCATCGCCACAGGAGGTGGTATAGTTGAGACGCCCGAAGCACGAGAGCTTCTGAAGGAATGGCAAAAGGTACGT GATGGCATGGTGCTTTATGTGACGCGTGACATCAACTCCATCATCGACTACCTGCAAATCGACAAGACCCGGCCGGCCTATGTGGAAGACATGATGGGCGTCTTTCTCCGACGTAAGCCTTGGTTCGAAGCATGTAGTAATCTCCACTACCACTCACAGCCAGTGGACGAGTCTGCTGCGATTGCCGGATGGACCAGCCCACTGGATGACTTCTCACGTTTCCTTCACACCATGACTGGCAGGTCTGGAGCAATGAGCCACATTCAAGCGAAGGAGCACTCCTTCTTCGTCGCGCTGACCGCTCCAACTATCCAAAGCGTGCTTCCTCTCCTGCCAGAAGTCACTATGGGATCGGACGCCATTGAGCTTCGTGTTGATCTTCTGGTAGACCCAGCAGCGTCCGATGGGCTTCCCAGGCCCGAGTTCCTCAAAGACCAGGTCTCACTTCTCCGCGCATCATCACGACTGCCATTGATCTTCACCCTTCGATCTGTATCTCAAGGAGGTCGTTTCCCTGACGGCGATGTGGAACGCGCCGTGGCCCTTTACCGAGAAGGTCTGCGCATGGGCTTCGACTTTGTTGATCTTGAACTCACTTCGCCTCCTGAAGTGAAGGAGTACGTGCTCAATCACCGCAAGATGtgcatcatcatcgcctcTCATCACGATCCGAAGGCCACACTATCTTGGGCCAATGGTGCAGCCGACTGGAAGCCTCTGTTCGCCAGTGCCCTTTCGTACGGTGATATTGTGAAGCTCGTTGGCGTTGCCAAAACAACCGATGACAACGATGACCTGAAGATCTTCAAGAAATGGGTCGCCAAGGCACATCCGGACACACCTGTCATCGCAATCAACATGGCCGAAGCTGGAAAGAGCAGCCGTGTGTTCAATGGCTTCATGACTCCCGTCTCGCATCCCGCGATGCTGGCCAAGGCCGCACCTGGCCAGCTTCCAGCCGCAGACATTCGTCGAGTTCTTGGCTTAATGTCCTACATTGAGCCTAAGAAGTTCTGCATCTTTGGGAAGCCGGTGCAGCATAGCAGGAGTCCAGCTTTGCACAACGCCCTATTTCAACTCACAGGACTACCGCATGCTTATGGTATCCACGAAACCGATCGGGCTGCCGACCTCGTGGACATCATTCGTGCACCCGACTTCGGCGGCGCAAGCGTGACAATTCCACTGAAGCTGGACGTTATGCCACTGCTCGATGTTGTCGACTCTGCTGCAAAGACGATTGGCGCAGTCAACACAGTCGTGCCTTCGTTGGACACTGCTACTGGCAAGACCATTCTGACAGGGCACAACACCGACTGGCAGGGCATCATTCTCTCTCTTCGTAATGCCGGCTCCAAAGTACCTGGCCACGGAGTGCAACAAGCCGGCATGGttgtcggtggtggtggcacAGCGCGTGCAGCAATTTACGCTCTCAAGAA